In Mus musculus strain C57BL/6J chromosome 9, GRCm38.p6 C57BL/6J, one genomic interval encodes:
- the Pate11 gene encoding prostate and testis expressed P precursor → MGKHVLQLLLVLSLLVMSLQALTCITCDRMNSRRICEGKEGCCQARPGEKCASFITLKDGKIQFGSQRCADLCFTGTVMIGDKTVKMNCCNNKSFCNKL, encoded by the exons ATGGGAAAGCACGTCTTGCAGCTCCTGCTGGTCCTGTCTTTGCTGGTGATGTCCCTGCAAG ctttGACATGTATCACATGTGATAGGATGAATTCTCGGAGAATTTGTGAGGGGAAAGAAGGTTGCTGTCAGGCTAGACCTGGAGAGAAGTGTGCCTCGTTCATAACCCTTAAAG ATGGCAAAATTCAGTTTGGAAGCCAGAGATGTGCTGACCTTTGCTTCACTGGGACTGTTATGATTGGAGATAAGACAGTAAAAATGAACTGTTGCAACAACAAATCTTTCTGCAATAAACTATAA